The nucleotide window GACTGGAATATCGACGGACAGTGCGCCGCAGGAATTGTCAAGCGATCCAGCCTCACCGCCGGCCTCTTCTGCGGCTCGTTCCGTCGATGTGACGGACGTGCAAGTCAGGGCGGAGGGAGCTGGCGAGACGTCCATCGTGATCACCGCGGATGGGGCGCTGGTGGACTATGCATCGTTCGCAGAACACGCGCCACCCCGGCTCATCATTGATCTTCCTTATGCCCAAAACGCGATCGGCCGGCCCGTTAATCTGCCGGCCGGTTCCCCGATCGTGCGAATCCAGACAATGCAACTCCATGATCGCCCCATTCCCGTTCTCCGCCTGGTGTTCGATCTCAACCACTTGCTGCCGTATCGTGTGGAGGTAATCCGCAACAGCTTGCAGATTCTGGTCAACGCGGAAGTCTCTGAGCAGATGCCAATGACACAAGGGCCCACAGAACAGAAGCGGACCCCAAAGCCTGTGGTGAGCGTCGTCGACGCGCCTGTGGGAAGCCCCCTCGAACCAGCGAAAGCGGAGTTGGTACAGGCCGCGCAGCCTTTAGCCGTCCTACCTCCTGCCGTGAAAGAGGAAACGGTAGCGCCACCGATTCCGCACAAGCCTGTTGCGCCATCAATGGCCAAATCGATTAGCCGTGAGGCAACCGGCGGCGCAAAGCAGAAGAGACCGAAGGGGACGCCGCTACCCCCTTCGGCGGCTGCTGAGCAACCGATGACGCCGGCGCTTGTGACGCCAATAGTCGCTGCTGCCAACAAGCGGTTGTCGCTGGATTTCAAAGACGCCGATCTGGATGAGATCCTGTGGAAGGTCATCCGTGAGGCCAGCGGATTGAATATCGTGATCGCGCATGGCCTGAAGAAGCGGGAGGATAGACTCGTAAGCGTGCGCCTGGACAATGTCGAGTGGCGTCAGGCGCTTGATGTGATCCTCCGTACCAAGAATCTCAGCTATGAGCAGGATGGCAATGTGATCTATGTGGGCACGAAGAGTGAAATCCAAGACAGCAAGAACAAGCGGGCGGAAGAGATTGAAAAGGCTGCGCAGAAGAATCTAAGAATCGATGAGGCGAAGCGAAGGGCCGACGAGGAAAGGCGAAGAGTCGACGAGGAAAGGCGAAGAGTCGAGGAAGCAGAGCGACGTCTTGCTGGGGAACCGCCATGCGCAAGGGTGATACGTCTGGCCTATACAAAAGCCACGGCCATGAAAAAGCATCTTGAGCGGCTGAGGACACGACGGGGAAGCATTGAACTGGAGGAAACGACCAACACCCTGATTGTGAACGAGGTAGGGGACGTGTGTCAACAGATGGCCGCCCTCGCCAAAGAACTCGATTTACCGCCAAAAGATCCGTTTGTGACCAAACTGCTGAAGTTTAATTACACGAAGGCTACTGATCTCAAAGCTCACCTGACGACGCTGAAGACGCCGCAAGGCAGCATTATCGTCGATGAGCGATCGAGCCAAGTGATCGTGAAAGACCTCCCGGAGGCTGTGGACCGGGTAGAGACGCTTCTGAAGCAGATCGATATTCCGACGCCGCAGGTGCTGATCGAGGCCAGGATTGTCGAGGCCACCCGTAAATTTTCTCAAAGTCTTGGGATTCAATGGGGAGGAACGGGAATCCCGACAAGTCCGGGGAGCACAACAGGGTCGACGGTTTTCGGTGGAAGCGGCAACTCGATTCAATTCCCGAATGGTTCCGGACTTCCCCCGACGAGCGGGGGAGGGGTCCCCTTCGGGTCGGTGCCGCTCGCCATGAATCTTCCGGTAGCGTCGCCCCACTTTGCGGTCGGCATGACTATCGGGAGCCTCGCCAATCGATTCCTCGTAGGGGCTCAGCTTACCGCGGCTGAGAACGAGGGGAGGATTAAAACGCTGTCGTCGCCAAGGGTGGCAACCCAGGACAATGAAGAAGCCGAAATCAAGCAAGGAACACAGGTCCCGTACACTACCATTGATAGTTCTGGCAGAACAGTTGTCCAGTTCCAGGATGCCTTCATCAAACTCAAGGTAAAGCCACACATCACACCTGACGGCCGGGTTGCGATGAAGGTTGAAGCGGAACGTTCTTTTCCCGGCAATCGGGTTGACTTCGTCGGCGGATTTGTGTTTCCCATCAACACGCGTAAGGCCACAACCAACGTCTTAGTGCAGAATGGTTCCACGCTGGTCATCGGCGGTCTGCTTCAATCCACCGAAACGATCATTGAAGACAAGGTGCCAACTTTCGGGGACATCCCGATCCTGGGCTGGCTTTTCAAGCGCCGTTCGGTCGGACCCGATGAGCGCGTAGAGCTTTTGATTTTCCTGACGCCTTCTATTCTTCAAGAGTCTCGATTGTGAGACCCGACTTCTCGGCACACAGGCTTCAGATCAGTCTACTGACGTTCATGCTTCTGTTTGGGTTCTCCACCTCGGATGCCGAATACCTCATCTACCTCAAGGGGGGGCATTACATCGTAGCCGATGATTGTGCCTTTTCGACCCGCCATGGGGTCGGAAAGGGTCCCGAGGTGAGCGAGCAGTCGATTGGATTCGACAAGCTCACCGCAGGCCTTACAGAAGACTGTACGAAGGGGAAGCCGAAGGGCTCAATATTTTGGAGTACGATTAATGGGCACTTCGGAGAGGTGAATGCCGATGATGTCTACGCCATTTTCGGCGGAAAAGGTCGCACGCCGATCAAACCGTCGAGCACCACCCTGCCCCTGGAAGATTACCTGATCACCAATCGCGGTCAGGGATTTGTTAACTCCAAGGATCTGCCGGAAGAAAAGGGCTCGGAGGTCCATGGGCGGAAGCGGGACGAGCCGGTCACGCTTGATCGGCGAGGCGTCATCGAGATTACCCCTGAACGTCTGGCAACGACCGAATCGGGCGAAGGGCTCTGTCCGAAGGAGCCGAATGAATTTGCAGTGAGTGACATCGATTTGGTGGGAGACCATCTTGTAGGCACTATCGCAAATCTCTCGAAAAAAGAATGGCAACCGGAGATTGAGATTGAAATCAAGGCGAAAGGGAAACTCAAGGGCAAGTTCACTATAAAAGATAAGAACCTGCTTGATCCTGGCGAGGATGTGACATTCGATCATGCGCTGTTCGGGGTAGAGAGTCAGCACCTCAAGTATCTGCAGGACCTCAAAGATCCTAACACCGGCATTCGGATTTGCTTTCGTAAAGTGAAGACAGGCAGCAACAAAGGGACCAACCCCTGAGCGACTGTCCGGCATGTCGCCTCCCCGGATGAGCACTGGCCACAAGAGCCTCTTCTAACAGTCGATCGCCCCGCATCCCTTCCTCGACGTGCTTAGCGCCCAGGTTTTCCCTTTTTTCCACTCGGCAGTTGGAGTAAAATGCAGGTCGGAAAGGGGTATCTGTGCGTAGACGACGGAAGCCTGCCCCCGCTGTGACTGTCAGGATCCTCGCCATGGTGGTCGGGATCCTCCTGAGCTGGGATCTCGGCTTGTCTCAGGACCTCCTGGCTGACGCTGGACCGTCGGTTCTCTCGCTGGGTGATGACTCTTATGTCACCTGGTCGGAAGTGGAAACGAGGACCGGCGCGGTCGTCAGACGCGAACTTGGAGATGTTCCACTAGCCGGGTTCTCGCTGGTCATCCTTTCAAATGTGAGCTACGATAGCCTACCGGAGGTGGCGCGTGATGGGCTTGCAGACTATCTGACGCGCGGAGGCACGTTACTGATCACCGGCGGAAAACAGTCATACGGGAGCGGAGGGTATGCCGGCACAGCATTAGGGGATCTGTTGCCGCTGAAGCCGTCGCGGGATGACTGGCTTCCTCACCCATTCGGCCCAACGCTGATCTTTCAACCCGACCATCCGATCCTGAGAGGAGTCGTGATCCCGACAATGGCCTTCTTCAACGAGCTCGACCTGAACAGCGGCGCTCAGGAGATCGCTCAGTACCGCAAGGCATCGAAGGCCGCCTTTGCCGGCGGAGGAGACTCCGGTGGCCGAGTGATTGAGGGGGGCGGGCGCCGCCCGATGCCGCTCATTGCTGAACGTAGTGCCGATTCCGGAACCATCCTGGCGATTGCGCTTGACCTGACACTCACCGGAGACTGGAATGACCGGGATCGCTTCGCGCAGAATTGCGTCGAGTATCTGCTGCAGCGCTCCAGGATTGAGTCTGTCAGGCTGCCGAAAGAACCGTAACGGAGCGACGATATGTTGCGCTACCTGACCGCCGGCGAATCCCACGGTCCTATGCTCACGACGATCCTGGAGGGTATCCCGGCCAATCTTCCGCTCGTTGCTGAGGAGATTAATAGTGACCTCGCGAGGAGGCAGCAGGGGTACGGACGCGGGGGCAGGATGCGCATCGAAAAAGACGAGGCCGACATTGTGGGTGGCGTCCGCCACGGTCTAACGATGGGTGGACCGATCGCAATGCTGATCGCGAACCGCGATTGGGACAACTGGAAACTGACAATGGATCCCACGCCGATCGGGAAGGCAGCCGATCCAAAAGAACCTGTCACCCATCCAAGGCCGGGACATGCCGATTTGGCCGGTGCGCTCAAGTACGGACAACAGGATATCCGTAATGTGCTTGAACGAGCCAGCGCCAGGGAGACCGCCGCGCGAGTGGCTGTGGGGGCCGTCTGCAAGCGGTTACTGCGGGAGTTCGGCATTGAGGTGTTCAGCCATGTCGTCGGGATCGGATCGATCACGGCTAAGATCGATGATCTGTCGTGTGCAGAGATCCAAGCGCGCGCTGAACGCTCTCCGGTGCGATGCGCGGATGAGCAAGCGGCCGATGCGATGATGCGGGAGATCGACGAGGCGAAGAGCAGGGGCACCAGTCTTGGCGGCATCTTTGAGGTGATCGCGCTTCATCTGCCGGTTGGGCTTGGCAGTCATGTCCAGTGGGACTGCAAACTCGACGGACGGCTGGCGCAGGCGGTGATGAGTATCCAGGCCATCAAAGGGGTCGAGATCGGCCTGGGGTTTGAGGGCGCCCGGCGATTCGGATTCGAGACACACGACGAGATCTTCTATGAGGATCGCCGCTTTCTACGGAGGACCAACCGCGCGGGCGGGCTGGAGGGCGGGATGTCGAACGGCGAGCCGATTGTGGTGCGCGGGGCGATGAAGCCGATCGCTACACAATACGCCCCGCTGGCGTCGGTGGACCTCCTCACCAAAGAGCCGTTTCAGGCCAGTATCGAGCGATCGGACATCTGTGCGGTGCCTGCCGCCGGGGTTGTCGGGGAAGCGGCGGTGGCCTTTGAGTTGGCTCGAGCATTCATCGAAAAGTTCGGCGGCGACAGCCTGGAGGAGATAATGCGCAACTACCACGGGTATATGCAGTCGGTCCAGGAACGTTGAGATGCGTGGGCGCGGCTTACGGCGTCTCAACTCATATACGAATGGCAGCCGCATAGGGTTGGCGCAGGACATGAACGACAGGTTGGTCTGGTACCTACACCCTATACCCTATACCCTATACCCTGATCTCGGATGAAGATTGTCCTGA belongs to Candidatus Methylomirabilis tolerans and includes:
- the pilQ gene encoding type IV pilus secretin PilQ: MTRGKNAARKRWFAGAILLVFSVSCATTGISTDSAPQELSSDPASPPASSAARSVDVTDVQVRAEGAGETSIVITADGALVDYASFAEHAPPRLIIDLPYAQNAIGRPVNLPAGSPIVRIQTMQLHDRPIPVLRLVFDLNHLLPYRVEVIRNSLQILVNAEVSEQMPMTQGPTEQKRTPKPVVSVVDAPVGSPLEPAKAELVQAAQPLAVLPPAVKEETVAPPIPHKPVAPSMAKSISREATGGAKQKRPKGTPLPPSAAAEQPMTPALVTPIVAAANKRLSLDFKDADLDEILWKVIREASGLNIVIAHGLKKREDRLVSVRLDNVEWRQALDVILRTKNLSYEQDGNVIYVGTKSEIQDSKNKRAEEIEKAAQKNLRIDEAKRRADEERRRVDEERRRVEEAERRLAGEPPCARVIRLAYTKATAMKKHLERLRTRRGSIELEETTNTLIVNEVGDVCQQMAALAKELDLPPKDPFVTKLLKFNYTKATDLKAHLTTLKTPQGSIIVDERSSQVIVKDLPEAVDRVETLLKQIDIPTPQVLIEARIVEATRKFSQSLGIQWGGTGIPTSPGSTTGSTVFGGSGNSIQFPNGSGLPPTSGGGVPFGSVPLAMNLPVASPHFAVGMTIGSLANRFLVGAQLTAAENEGRIKTLSSPRVATQDNEEAEIKQGTQVPYTTIDSSGRTVVQFQDAFIKLKVKPHITPDGRVAMKVEAERSFPGNRVDFVGGFVFPINTRKATTNVLVQNGSTLVIGGLLQSTETIIEDKVPTFGDIPILGWLFKRRSVGPDERVELLIFLTPSILQESRL
- the aroC gene encoding chorismate synthase — translated: MRYLTAGESHGPMLTTILEGIPANLPLVAEEINSDLARRQQGYGRGGRMRIEKDEADIVGGVRHGLTMGGPIAMLIANRDWDNWKLTMDPTPIGKAADPKEPVTHPRPGHADLAGALKYGQQDIRNVLERASARETAARVAVGAVCKRLLREFGIEVFSHVVGIGSITAKIDDLSCAEIQARAERSPVRCADEQAADAMMREIDEAKSRGTSLGGIFEVIALHLPVGLGSHVQWDCKLDGRLAQAVMSIQAIKGVEIGLGFEGARRFGFETHDEIFYEDRRFLRRTNRAGGLEGGMSNGEPIVVRGAMKPIATQYAPLASVDLLTKEPFQASIERSDICAVPAAGVVGEAAVAFELARAFIEKFGGDSLEEIMRNYHGYMQSVQER